One genomic window of Garra rufa chromosome 2, GarRuf1.0, whole genome shotgun sequence includes the following:
- the tbxtb gene encoding T-box transcription factor T isoform X1 encodes MASGASDCSEKSIQYRVDHLLTAVENELQAGSEKGDPTERDLKVSLDENELWQKFKELTNEMIVTKNGRRMFPVLKVNMSGLDPNAMYSVLLDFVAADNHRWKYVNGEWVPGGKPEPQAPSCVYIHPDSPNFGAHWMKTSVSFSKVKLTNKLNGGGQIMLNSLHKYEPRIHIVRFGGPQRMITTHSFPETQFIAVTAYQNEEVTALKIKYNPFAKAFLDSKERSDHKDIIEDVSESQQSGYSQLSSWFLPATGSLCPSANPHAHFGSPLSLSSSHGCERYSTLRSHRSTPYPSPYGHRTASPTGYSDSSTCLSMLSSHDNWSSLQMSSHSSMLPMGHSSPPNSNSSQYTSLWSVGNSPLTPVSQTGSMSSSLGSQFLRSSASHYSSLAHPVTVPSSGSPLYDSTAVPEVHETSQYDSSAHVRLPTAWTQVTPPSL; translated from the exons ATGGCATCTGGAGCCAGTGACTGTTCGGAAAAGAGCATCCAGTATCGGGTGGATCATTTATTAACTGCGGTAGAAAATGAGCTTCAAGCTGGCAGTGAGAAAGGAGATCCAACAGAAAGGGACCTTAAAGTCAGTTTGGATGAAAATGAACTTTGGCAGAAGTTCAAAGAACTGACAAATGAAATGATAGTGACCAAGAATGGCag GCGCATGTTTCCAGTGCTAAAGGTGAATATGTCTGGTCTGGATCCAAACGCCATGTACTCCGTCTTACTGGATTTCGTGGCTGCAGACAATCACAGGTGGAAGTATGTGAACGGCGAATGGGTACCGGGTGGCAAACCCGAGCCGCAAGCGCCAAGCTGCGTTTACATCCACCCAGACTCGCCAAACTTCGGTGCGCACTGGATGAAAACTTCAGTCTCCTTCAGTAAAGTCAAACTTACCAACAAACTGAACGGAGGTGGTCAG ATTATGCTGAACTCGCTGCATAAGTATGAGCCTCGTATTCATATAGTGCGCTTTGGTGGTCCACAGAGGATGATCACCACTCACTCGTTCCCTGAGACACAATTCATAGCAGTTACTGCCTACCAGAATGAAGAG GTTACTGCtcttaaaattaaatacaatccATTTGCCAAGGCTTTCCTGGATTCCAAAGAAAG aagtgATCATAAGGACATAATAGAGGATGTCAGTGAAAGTCAACAGTCCGGCTATTCTCAAT TGAGCAGCTGGTTTCTGCCAGCCACAGGGTCTCTCTGCCCTTCTGCAAACCCTCATGCACACTTTGGCAGCCCGCTGTCTCTGTCCTCATCCCATGGCTGTGAACGTTACTCTACTCTAAGAAGTCACCGGTCCACACCATACCCCAGCCCATACGGCCACCGGACAGCCTCTCCAA CCGGTTACTCTGACAGCTCCACCTGTCTGTCCATGCTGTCGTCCCATGATAACTGGTCAAGTCTGCAGATGTCCTCCCACTCTAGCATGCTCCCAATGGGCCACAGCTCTCCCCCAAACTCAAACTCCAG TCAGTACACCAGCCTGTGGTCTGTAGGAAACTCACCTTTGACCCCAGTGTCTCAGACTGGAAGTATGAGCAGCAGTCTTGGCTCCCAGTTCCTCCGCAGCTCTGCCAGTCACTACAGCAGCCTGGCTCACCCAGTCACAGTGCCCTCTTCTGGCTCTCCTTTATATGACTCCACTGCTGTGCCTGAGGTGCATGAGACCTCACAATATGACAGCTCAGCACATGTACGTCTTCCTACAGCCTGGACCCAAGTCACACCACCCTCTTTATAG
- the tbxtb gene encoding T-box transcription factor T isoform X2 has translation MASGASDCSEKSIQYRVDHLLTAVENELQAGSEKGDPTERDLKVSLDENELWQKFKELTNEMIVTKNGRRMFPVLKVNMSGLDPNAMYSVLLDFVAADNHRWKYVNGEWVPGGKPEPQAPSCVYIHPDSPNFGAHWMKTSVSFSKVKLTNKLNGGGQIMLNSLHKYEPRIHIVRFGGPQRMITTHSFPETQFIAVTAYQNEEVTALKIKYNPFAKAFLDSKERSDHKDIIEDVSESQQSGYSQSGYSDSSTCLSMLSSHDNWSSLQMSSHSSMLPMGHSSPPNSNSSQYTSLWSVGNSPLTPVSQTGSMSSSLGSQFLRSSASHYSSLAHPVTVPSSGSPLYDSTAVPEVHETSQYDSSAHVRLPTAWTQVTPPSL, from the exons ATGGCATCTGGAGCCAGTGACTGTTCGGAAAAGAGCATCCAGTATCGGGTGGATCATTTATTAACTGCGGTAGAAAATGAGCTTCAAGCTGGCAGTGAGAAAGGAGATCCAACAGAAAGGGACCTTAAAGTCAGTTTGGATGAAAATGAACTTTGGCAGAAGTTCAAAGAACTGACAAATGAAATGATAGTGACCAAGAATGGCag GCGCATGTTTCCAGTGCTAAAGGTGAATATGTCTGGTCTGGATCCAAACGCCATGTACTCCGTCTTACTGGATTTCGTGGCTGCAGACAATCACAGGTGGAAGTATGTGAACGGCGAATGGGTACCGGGTGGCAAACCCGAGCCGCAAGCGCCAAGCTGCGTTTACATCCACCCAGACTCGCCAAACTTCGGTGCGCACTGGATGAAAACTTCAGTCTCCTTCAGTAAAGTCAAACTTACCAACAAACTGAACGGAGGTGGTCAG ATTATGCTGAACTCGCTGCATAAGTATGAGCCTCGTATTCATATAGTGCGCTTTGGTGGTCCACAGAGGATGATCACCACTCACTCGTTCCCTGAGACACAATTCATAGCAGTTACTGCCTACCAGAATGAAGAG GTTACTGCtcttaaaattaaatacaatccATTTGCCAAGGCTTTCCTGGATTCCAAAGAAAG aagtgATCATAAGGACATAATAGAGGATGTCAGTGAAAGTCAACAGTCCGGCTATTCTCAAT CCGGTTACTCTGACAGCTCCACCTGTCTGTCCATGCTGTCGTCCCATGATAACTGGTCAAGTCTGCAGATGTCCTCCCACTCTAGCATGCTCCCAATGGGCCACAGCTCTCCCCCAAACTCAAACTCCAG TCAGTACACCAGCCTGTGGTCTGTAGGAAACTCACCTTTGACCCCAGTGTCTCAGACTGGAAGTATGAGCAGCAGTCTTGGCTCCCAGTTCCTCCGCAGCTCTGCCAGTCACTACAGCAGCCTGGCTCACCCAGTCACAGTGCCCTCTTCTGGCTCTCCTTTATATGACTCCACTGCTGTGCCTGAGGTGCATGAGACCTCACAATATGACAGCTCAGCACATGTACGTCTTCCTACAGCCTGGACCCAAGTCACACCACCCTCTTTATAG